A DNA window from Pyrus communis chromosome 3, drPyrComm1.1, whole genome shotgun sequence contains the following coding sequences:
- the LOC137729134 gene encoding ABC transporter C family member 5-like — translation MGPTLLLLLHGSTSSAPSLSPATQQWSITLLIALQALPVLELASILINLVLFVGFLFVLSARQAFACLGRIRIFKDNSGSNSSSIRHNSAVDGGTHEIRVGRDFRFSVFCCFYVLFVQVLVLGFDGVGLIRERRNGNVVDWSVMVLPAAQASAWFALSFSALHCKFKVCEKFPLLLRVWWSVSFLICLCTLYVDGRAFAIEGSKRMSSHVVANLAVTPALAFLCFVAFRGVTGIQVSGQSDLQEPLLEEEAGCLKVSPYHDAGLFSLATLSWMNPLLSIGAKRPLEIKDIPLLAPQDRAKTNYKILNSNWEKVKAENPSGQPSLAWAILKSFWKEAACNAVFAGLNTLVSYVGPFMISYFVDYLGGIETFPHEGYILAGTFFAAKLVETLTTRQWYLGVDILGMHVRSALTAMVYRKGLRLSSLAKQSHTSGEIVNYMAVDVQRIGDYSWYLHDMWMLPMQIILALAILYKNVGIASVATLIATIISIVLTVPVAKIQEEYQDKLMTAKDERMRKTSECLRNMRILKLQAWEDRYRLKLEEMRGVEFKWLRKALYSQAFITFMFWSSPIFVSAVTFGTSIFLGHHLTAGGVLSALATFRILQEPLRNFPDLVSMMAQTKVSLDRISGFLQEEELQEDATIVLPVGITTTSIEIEDGVFCWDPSSPRPTLSGIQMKVEKGMRVAVCGMVGAGKSSFLSCILGEIPKISGEVRLCGTAAYVPQSAWIQSGNIEENILFGSPMDKPKYKKVIHACSLKKDLELFSHGDQTIIGDRGINLSGGQKQRVQLARALYQDADIYLLDDPFSAVDAHTGSELFKEYILTALEDKTVVFVTHQVEFLPAADLILVLKGGRIIQAGKYDDLLQAGTDFKSLVSAHHEAIEAMDIPNYSSGDSDQSLCADIGLRKNCDKPGSSVDCLAKEVQEGMSASEQKAIKEKKKAKRSRKKQLVQEEERVRGRVSMKVYFSYMAAAYKGLLIPLIIIAQIVFQFLQIASSWWMAWANPQTEGDQPKVSSMVLLVVYMALAFGSSWFIFVRAVLVATFGLAAAQKLFVKMLRSVFRAPMSFFDSTPAGRILNRVSIDQSVVDLDIPFRLGGFASTTIQLIGIVGVMTTVTWQVLLLVIPMAIACLWMQKYYMSSSRELVRIVSIQKSPIIHLFGESIAGAATIRGFGQEKRFMKRNLYLLDCFARPFFCSIAAIEWLCLRMELLSTFVFAFCMILLVSFPHGSIDPSMAGLAVTYGLNLNARLSRWILSFCKLENKIISIERIYQYSQIPSEAPSLIEDSQPPSTWPENGTIDIIDLKVRYKENLPVVLHGVTCSFPGGKKIGIVGRTGSGKSTLIQALFRLIEPSAGRILIDNVDISTIGLHDLRSRLSIIPQDPTLFEGTIRLNLDPLEEHLDHEIWQALDKSQLGDVIREKEQKLDAPVLENGDNWSVGQRQLVSLGRALLKQAKILVLDEATASVDTATDNLIQKIIRTEFKNCTVCTIAHRIPTVIDSDLVLVLSDGRVAEFDTPTRLLEDKSSMFLKLVTEYSSRSSGIPEF, via the exons ATGGGTCCcactctcctcctccttctccatgGAAGCACCTCCTCAGCTCCTTCGTTATCTCCAGCAACTCAGCAATGGTCGATTACCCTTTTAATAGCTCTGCAGGCTTTGCCTGTTTTGGAGCTGGCTTCAATTCTCATCAATTTGGTACTCTTTGTTGGGTTCCTCTTCGTCCTCTCAGCTCGACAGGCGTTTGCTTGTCTGGGTAGGATTAGAATCTTCAAGGACAATTCGGGTTCGAACTCGAGCTCAATTCGGCATAATAGTGCTGTGGATGGAGGAACTCATGAGATTAGAGTTGGCAGAGACTTCAGATTTTCCGTCTTTTGTTGTTTCTATGTGTTGTTTGTGCAAGTTTTGGTGTTGGGTTTTGATGGGGTTGGTCTGATAAGGGAGAGACGTAATGGGAATGTTGTGGATTGGTCTGTGATGGTCTTGCCTGCTGCACAAGCTTCGGCTTGGTTCGCGCTGAGCTTTTCGGCGCTGCATTGTAAATTCAAGGTGTGTGAGAAATTCCCACTGCTTTTGAGGGTCTGGTGGTCAGTGTCATTTCTGATTTGCTTGTGCACTTTATATGTTGATGGGAGAGCTTTTGCAATTGAAGGATCGAAACGCATGAGTTCTCATGTTGTGGCAAATCTTGCTGTGACACCGGCTCTAGCGTTTCTTTGTTTCGTCGCGTTTAGGGGTGTTACTGGTATTCAAGTTTCTGGACAATCGGATCTTCAAGAGCCATTGCTGGAAGAAGAAGCAGGGTGTCTTAAGGTTAGCCCTTATCATGATGCTGGGCTTTTCAGTTTAGCCACACTGTCTTGGATGAACCCGCTTCTTTCAATTGGGGCAAAGAGACCGCTTGAGATCAAGGACATTCCCCTTCTTGCGCCACAAGATCGAGCCAAAACCAATTATAAGATCTTGAATTCAAATTGGGAGAAAGTTAAGGCTGAAAACCCTTCAGGGCAGCCTTCTTTAGCCTGGGCAATTCTCAAGTCCTTTTGGAAGGAGGCAGCTTGTAATGCTGTATTTGCTGGATTGAATACTCTTGTTTCATATGTGGGTCCATTTATGATTAGCTATTTTGTTGATTACTTAGGGGGGATAGAGACGTTCCCCCATGAAGGGTATATCCTTGCTGGTACTTTCTTTGCGGCAAAGCTTGTTGAGACCTTAACGACCCGGCAGTGGTATCTCGGGGTAGACATTTTGGGTATGCATGTAAGATCAGCTCTAACGGCAATGGTATACCGAAAGGGACTTAGACTTTCCAGCTTAGCCAAGCAAAGTCACACTAGTGGAGAGATTGTTAACTACATGGCTGTTGATGTGCAAAGGATAGGGGACTACTCTTGGTATCTCCATGACATGTGGATGCTTCCTATGCAAATCATTCTTGCCCTCGCAATTTTGTACAAGAATGTTGGAATTGCTTCTGTTGCGACATTGATTGCCACCATTATCTCCATTGTTCTTACTGTTCCAGTGGCAAAGATACAAGAAGAGTATCAAGACAAGTTGATGACTGCCAAGGATGAAAGAATGAGGAAGACTTCTGAGTGTCTACGAAACATGAGGATTCTCAAGTTGCAAGCTTGGGAGGACAGGTACCGGTTGAAGTTAGAGGAAATGCGCGGTGTAGAGTTCAAGTGGCTGCGCAAAGCTCTCTACTCTCAAGCTTTTATTACATTCATGTTCTGGAGCTCTCCTATATTTGTTTCAGCCGTAACATTTGGTACCTCTATATTCTTGGGTCACCATCTAACTGCAGGTGGTGTTCTTTCTGCTCTAGCCACTTTCAGGATACTTCAAGAACCACTCAGGAATTTCCCTGACCTTGTATCAATGATGGCTCAGACAAAAGTTTCCCTTGATCGAATTTCTGGATTCCTGCAGGAGGAAGAGTTGCAGGAGGATGCAACAATTGTCCTACCAGTAGGCATCACAACTACATCAATAGAAATTGAAGATGGTGTCTTTTGCTGGGACCCTTCATCACCCAGGCCAACGTTATCAGGAATACAAATGAAAGTGGAAAAAGGGATGCGTGTGGCTGTTTGTGGAATGGTTGGTGCTGGAAAGTCAAGCTTTCTCTCTTGCATCCTTGGTGAGATTCCGAAAATCTCCGGTGAA GTAAGGCTATGTGGCACTGCTGCTTATGTTCCTCAGTCAGCGTGGATACAGTCTGGAAATATTGAAGAAAATATTCTTTTTGGCAGCCCAATGGATAAACCAAAGTACAAGAAGGTTATCCATGCTTGTTCACTGAAAAAGGATTTGGAACTTTTCTCACATGGAGATCAGACCATAATTGGTGATAGGGGTATAAATCTGAGTGGTGGCCAGAAGCAACGTGTGCAGCTCGCAAGGGCGCTGTATCAAGATGCTGACATTTATTTACTTGATGACCCCTTTAGTGCAGTTGATGCACACACTGGGTCAGAGTTGTTTAAG GAATACATATTGACAGCATTAGAAGATAAAACTGTGGTCTTTGTGACCCATCAAGTTGAATTTCTGCCTGCTGCTGATTTAATACTG GTTCTTAAAGGAGGCCGCATCATACAGGCAGGAAAATATGATGATCTTTTACAGGCAGGAACTGATTTTAAATCACTAGTCTCAGCTCACCATGAAGCAATTGAAGCTATGGATATTCCCAATTATTCATCGGGAGATTCAGATCAAAGCTTGTGTGCAGATATTGGGCTCCGAAAAAATTGTGATAAACCTGGCAGCAGTGTTGACTGTTTGGCAAAGGAAGTGCAAGAAGGTATGTCAGCTTCAGAGCAGAAAGCaattaaagagaaaaagaaagcaaagcgCTCAAGAAAAAAGCAGCTTGTCCAAGAAGAGGAAAGGGTACGAGGTAGAGTCAGCATGAAGGTCTACTTTTCATATATGGCTGCAGCATATAAAGGATTGCTGATTCCACTCATAATCATTGCACAAATAGTATTTCAGTTCCTTCAAATCGCTAGTAGTTGGTGGATGGCTTGGGCAAATCCCCAAACAGAAGGAGACCAACCGAAAGTGAGTTCGATGGTCCTCCTTGTTGTTTACATGGCCCTTGCATTCGGAAGCTCTTGGTTTATATTTGTTAGGGCTGTTTTGGTAGCTACATTTGGTCTAGCAGCTGCTCAAAAATTGTTTGTGAAGATGCTTAGAAGTGTGTTCCGGGCACCAATGTCTTTCTTTGACTCTACTCCTGCTGGACGGATCTTGAATCGT GTATCAATTGATCAAAGTGTGGTGGATCTTGACATTCCTTTTAGACTTGGTGGGTTTGCTTCAACGACAATACAACTTATTGGTATTGTTGGTGTGATGACAACAGTTACCTGGCAAGTTTTGCTGCTCGTTATTCCTATGGCCATTGCTTGTTTGTGGATGCAG AAATACTACATGTCTTCATCAAGGGAACTGGTCCGTATTGTTAGCATCCAGAAATCTCCAATTATCCATCTTTTTGGCGAGTCAATTGCTGGAGCTGCCACTATAAGAGGATTTGGACAAGAAAAAAGGTTCATGAAGAGGAATCTTTATCTTCTTGATTGCTTTGCTCGCCCATTCTTCTGCAGTATTGCAGCTATTGAATGGCTCTGTCTGCGCATGGAATTACTCTCAACTTTTGTATTTGCTTTCTGCATGATTTTACTTGTGAGTTTTCCACATGGGAGTATCGATCCAA GCATGGCTGGCCTCGCTGTCACATATGGTCTGAATTTAAATGCACGCCTGTCACGATGGATACTTAGCTTTTGCAAgcttgaaaacaaaattatttccATTGAAAGGATATATCAGTACAGTCAAATCCCAAGTGAAGCTCCATCCCTTATTGAGGATTCTCAACCTCCATCTACATGGCCAGAGAATGGAACAATTGACATAATTGATTTAAAG GTTCGCTACAAGGAAAATCTTCCTGTTGTCCTTCATGGGGTAACCTGTAGTTTTCCCGGTGGAAAGAAGATTGGAATTGTTGGCCGTACTGGAAGTGGTAAATCTACCTTGATCCAGGCATTATTTCGACTTATTGAACCATCAGCTGGGAGGATCCTTATAGACAATGTTGATATTTCAACGATTGGTCTTCATGATCTCCGAAGCCGTCTCAGTATCATACCCCAGGATCCTACCTTATTTGAAGGGACCATTAGGCTCAATCTTGATCCCCTTGAAGAGCATTTGGATCATGAGATTTGGCAG GCACTTGACAAATCTCAGCTTGGAGACGTAATCCGTGAAAAAGAGCAAAAGCTTGATGCACCAG TGCTGGAAAATGGAGATAATTGGAGTGTGGGGCAGCGGCAACTTGTTTCTCTCGGAAGAGCATTGCTTAAGCAGGCAAAAATATTGGTGCTTGATGAAGCGACAGCATCAGTTGATACAGCCACAGACAATCTCATCCAGAAGATTATTCGTACAGAGTTTAAGAACTGCACCGTGTGCACTATCGCACATCGTATTCCAACCGTCATCGACAGTGATCTAGTATTGGTACTCAGTGATG GTCGAGTTGCAGAGTTCGATACTCCTACACGACTATTAGAAGATAAGTCATCCATGTTTCTAAAATTGGTAACAGAATATTCCTCTAGGTCAAGTGGCATACCAGAGTTTTGA
- the LOC137728811 gene encoding NADH dehydrogenase [ubiquinone] 1 alpha subcomplex subunit 9, mitochondrial-like: MQAVSKRVGRQYLTQSSSISSLKSIYPLSDHYYGADRPKCGSTLATKGVGHLVRKGTGGRSSVSGIVAAVFGSTGFLGRYLVQQLAKMGSQVLVPFRGSEDSHRHLKLMGDLGQIVPMKYNPRDEDSIKAVMAKANVVINLIGRDYETRNFSFEEVNHSMAQQLATISKEHGGIMRFIQVSCLGASSSSPSRFLRTKAAAEEAVLSELPEATILRPAVMVGTEDRILNRWAFFAKKYGFLPLIGDGSTKFQPVYVVDVAGAIVAALKDDGTSMGKVYELGGPEVFTMHQLAELMFDTIREWPRYVKVPLPIAKAMGAPREILLNKVPFPLPNPEIFNRDQILAQETDTLVSENALTFNDLGLVPHKLKGYPIEFLIQFRKGGPNYGSTVSERVSPDAWP; the protein is encoded by the exons ATGCAGGCCGTGTCGAAGCGCGTTGGGCGCCAGTATCTGACCCAATCATCTTCAATCTCGTCGCTCAAGTCAATCTACCCCCTTTCCGATCACT ATTATGGAGCTGATCGTCCAAAGTGCGGATCTACACTCGCCACCAAGGGAGTGGGGCACCTTGTGCGCAAGGGCACAGGTGGAAGATCATCTGTTAG TGGCATTGTTGCTGCAGTTTTTGGATCTACGGGGTTCCTTGGGCGTTATCTTGTGCAACAACTTG CCAAAATGGGAAGTCAGGTGTTAGTTCCTTTCCGTGGTTCTGAAGACTCCCATCGCCACCTCAAGTTAATGGGGGATTTGGGACAG ATAGTACCAATGAAATACAATCCAAGAGATGAAGATTCAATTAAGGCAGTCATGGCAAAAGCAAACGTGGTTATCAATCTCATTG GGAGGGATTATGAGACGAGAAACTTTAGCTTTGAGGAAGTGAATCATTCCATGGCACAACAACTGGCAACA ATTTCCAAAGAACATGGGGGTATCATGAGATTCATTCAAGTTTCTTGCTTGGGGGCATCTTCCTCATCTCCCTCCAGATTTCTAAGGACTAAAGCTGCAGCAGAGGAAGCTGTTTTAAGTGAATTGCCTGAG GCTACCATTTTGAGACCTGCTGTGATGGTTGGTACTGAGGATCGGATTTTGAATCGCTGGGCATTTTTTGCGAAAAAATATGGCTTTCTTCCGCTTATTGGGGATGGATCTACCAA ATTCCAACCTgtatatgttgttgatgttgctggGGCAATCGTGGCAGCTTTGAAAGATGATGGTACCAGCATGGGAAAAGTTTATGAACTTGGTGGGCCTGAGGTCTTTACAATGCATCAATTG GCAGAGCTTATGTTTGATACAATCCGTGAATGGCCCCGCTACGTGAAGGTTCCTCTCCCAATTGCAAAG GCAATGGGAGCTCCACGAGAAATATTGCTTAACAAAGTTCCATTTCCATTACCTAATCCTGAAATCTTCAACCGAGATCAGATCCTTGCCCAAGAGACAGATACACTCGTGTCAGAAAATG CTTTGACTTTCAATGATCTTGGACTTGTGCCCCATAAGCTGAAGGGTTACCCTATTGAGTTTCTTATCCAATTTCGCAAGGGTGGCCCCAACTACGGTTCTACTGTCAGTGAAAGAGTTTCTCCAGATGCTTGGCCGTAA
- the LOC137728694 gene encoding xyloglucan galactosyltransferase MUR3-like, which yields MNSLRRRSPDSAPVEPMEKGTGKNQNTRICFLASLSVFFWMLLFYFHFVVLGGSTVNESVNIQAAPVYSEVKPTLGTNDLQMDSKSIVSTPTPVARYHQTDNQNTESTPTGVTVDLQMDNQNTQATPTYTDDHQMDNKNTEAAPTSVTGDQQMGNQSTGSTPTNVASAQQSEAPAKTDHINEVEKYPFMRALRTVENKSDPCGGKYIYVHDLPSRFNEDMLKECRSLSRWTNMCKFTTNAGLGPPLENAEGVFGDTSWYATNQFAVDVIFNNRMKQYECLTNDSSIAAAIFVPFYAGFDIARYLWGFNISRRDAASLDLVDWLMKRPEWGIMGGKDHFLVAGRITWDFRRLSEEESDWGNKLLFLPAAKNMSMLVVESSPWNANDFGIPYPTYFHPAKDADVFVWQERMRRLKREFLFSFAGAPRPDNPKSIRGQIIDQCRSSKVGKLLECDFGESKCHSPSSIMQMFQRSLFCLQPQGDSYTRRSAFDSMLAGCIPVFFHPGSAYTQYTWHLPKDYTRYSVFIPEDDIRKRNVSIEETLSRIPPEQVKKMREEVINLIPSMIYADPRSKLRIFRDAFDVSVQAVIDKVTNLRKDIIEGCIDDNFIEENSWKYALLEEGQHEVGAHEWDPFFSKPKDVNGDSVDASAEAAKNSWHNEQRHQSSGR from the coding sequence ATGAATTCATTGAGACGCCGCTCTCCGGACAGTGCACCTGTGGAGCCAATGGAGAAGGGGACAGGAAAGAATCAGAATACAAGGATTTGTTTCTTGGCCTCGTTGTCTGTGTTCTTCTGGATGTTATTGTTCTACTTCCATTTCGTTGTGCTGGGAGGTAGTACCGTGAATGAATCTGTCAATATACAAGCCGCTCCTGTTTACTCCGAGGTGAAGCCTACCCTTGGAACTAATGATCTTCAGATGGACAGCAAGAGCATTGTATCGACACCTACCCCTGTAGCCCGTTATCATCAGACGGACAACCAAAACACTGAATCGACACCTACTGGTGTAACAGTTGATCTTCAGATGGACAACCAAAACACTCAAGCGACACCTACCTACACGGATGATCATCAGATGGACAACAAAAACACTGAAGCAGCGCCTACTAGTGTAACCGGTGATCAGCAGATGGGCAACCAAAGCACTGGATCAACCCCTACCAATGTAGCCAGTGCTCAGCAATCGGAGGCCCCTGCGAAAACCGATCACATCAATGAAGTGGAGAAATATCCATTCATGAGAGCATTGAGAACTGTCGAAAACAAGAGTGATCCATGTGGTGGGAAGTATATTTATGTGCATGATCTTCCATCGAGGTTTAATGAGGACATGTTAAAGGAGTGTAGGAGTCTAAGCCGTTGGACAAATATGTGCAAGTTCACAACTAATGCTGGGCTTGGGCCTCCACTTGAGAATGCAGAGGGTGTGTTCGGGGATACGAGTTGGTATGCCACAAATCAGTTCGCTGTGGATGTCATATTTAACAATCGGATGAAGCAATATGAGTGCTTGACAAATGATTCGTCTATCGCTGCAGCTATTTTTGTTCCCTTTTATGCTGGGTTTGACATTGCCCGATACCTTTGGGGATTCAACATATCAAGGAGGGATGCGGCTTCACTTGATCTGGTTGACTGGCTTATGAAGAGGCCAGAATGGGGCATTATGGGTGGCAAAGACCACTTTCTTGTTGCAGGAAGGATAACATGGGATTTCAGGAGACTGTCAGAGGAAGAATCGGACTGGGGTAACAAGCTTCTCTTTCTGCCGGCTGCTAAGAATATGTCTATGCTTGTGGTAGAATCAAGCCCGTGGAATGCTAATGATTTTGGTATTCCATATCCCACATATTTCCATCCAGCAAAAGATGCTGATGTGTTCGTTTGGCAGGAGCGAATGAGAAGATTAAAGCGCGAattccttttctcttttgctGGTGCCCCGCGTCCTGACAATCCCAAGTCAATTAGGGGGCAGATCATTGATCAGTGCAGGAGTTCAAAGGTTGGTAAGCTGTTGGAATGTGATTTTGGGGAAAGCAAGTGTCATTCTCCAAGCAGTATAATGCAGATGTTTCAGCGCTCTCTTTTCTGCCTGCAACCTCAAGGCGATTCATACACACGAAGGTCTGCTTTTGATTCAATGTTGGCTGGTTGCATACCTGTCTTCTTCCATCCTGGGTCGGCATACACACAATATACTTGGCATTTACCAAAAGATTATACAAGGTATTCAGTGTTCATCCCAGAGGACGATATTCGAAAGAGGAACGTTAGCATAGAGGAAACACTTAGTCGAATTCCTCCCGAGCAGGTGAAGAAAATGAGGGAGGAGGTCATAAACCTTATTCCAAGTATGATATATGCCGATCCCCGCTCAAAGTTGAGGATTTTTAGAGATGCCTTTGATGTTTCTGTACAGGCAGTTATTGACAAAGTTACAAACTTGAGGAAGGACATCATCGAAGGCTGTATAGATGATAACTTCATTGAAGAAAACAGTTGGAAGTATGCTTTGTTGGAGGAGGGACAACATGAGGTAGGAGCTCACGAATGGGATCCTTTCTTCTCGAAGCCGAAGGATGTGAACGGAGATTCTGTTGATGCATCTGCCGAAGCTGCAAAAAACTCTTGGCATAATGAACAACGACATCAATCATCGGGCAGATAA